In one Juglans regia cultivar Chandler chromosome 11, Walnut 2.0, whole genome shotgun sequence genomic region, the following are encoded:
- the LOC109014325 gene encoding probable rhamnogalacturonate lyase B isoform X1, giving the protein MCSLYFSESSRIWHLAFSNIMLCVLLKLTTQTQVPNSNFHPPVEVPGDSKANLMSMSFPGVQLHIEDQHVVMDNGILQVTISNPEGMVTGIEYNGIDNLLEILNEESNRGYWDLVWNVAGSTGTKGIFDRMEGTSLKVIVENEEQVELSFTRMWDPSIDQGKLVPLNIDKRYVMLRDSSGFYSYAIYEHLEEWPAFNIDNTRIAFKLREDMFRYMAIADNRQRFMPLPEDRLADRGQALAYPEAVLLVNPVEPDFKGEVDDKYQYSCENKDNRVHGWISNNPSVGFWQITASDEFRSGGPLKQCLTSHVGPTTLAIFHSVHYSGEDLVLKFGPNEPWKKVFGPVFIFLNSLTDGDDPLLLWEDAKQQMIYEVQTWPYSFPASEDFQSADQRGSVCGRLLIQDRYISEENVPGNGAYVGLALPGNVGSWQRECKGYQFWTRADEDGYFSINNIRTGDYNLYAWVPGVIGDYQYNVVITINSGCEIDVGEVVYEPPRDGPTLWEIGIPDRSAAEFYVPDPDPKLINKLYVNHPDRFRQYGLWERYSELYPDGDLVYTIGTCDYGKDWFFAQVTRKTVNNTYEGTTWQIRFKLDVADESGTYKLRLALATAHASELQVRINDPKADPPVFSSGVIGKDNTIARHGIHGLYRLYNVDVPGTQLLEGDNTIFLTQTQGTTPFQGVMYDYIRLEGPDKII; this is encoded by the exons ATGTGCAGTCTTTACTTCTCAGAATCCTCACGGATTTGGCATTTGGCTTTCAGCAATATTATGCTTTGTGTTCTACTGAAACTCACTACACAAACACAAGTaccaaattcaaattttcatccTCCTGTAGAAGTTCCCGGAGATAGTAAGGCAAACCTCATGAGCATGTCATTCCCAGGGGTGCAATTACATATCGAAGATCAACAT GTGGTGATGGACAACGGCATACTGCAGGTCACCATCTCAAATCCAGAAGGAATGGTCACGGGAATTGAGTATAATGGCATTGACAATTTGCTCGAAATTCTCAACGAGGAATCTAACAGAGG ATACTGGGACCTTGTGTGGAATGTTGCCGGAAGTACGGGAACGAAGGGCATATTTGACAG GATGGAAGGAACCAGTTTGAAGGTAATAGTGGAAAACGAAGAACAAGTAGAGCTCTCATTTACTAGAATGTGGGATCCCTCCATAGATCAGGGGAAGCTCGTTCCCTTGAATATAGACAAAAG gTACGTAATGCTTCGTGATTCCTCGGGCTTCTACTCCTATGCCATTTATGAGCACTTAGAGGAATGGCCTGCTTTCAACATTGATAATACCAGAATAGCATTCAAGCTTAGGGAAGACAT GTTTCGTTACATGGCTATAGCAGACAACAGGCAAAGATTCATGCCCTTGCCTGAAGACCGCCTAGCTGACAGAGGCCAGGCCCTGGCCTACCCAGAGGCAGTCCTACTTGTGAATCCCGTGGAACCAGATTTCAAAGGAGAG GTGGACGACAAGTACCAATACTCTTGTGAGAACAAAGACAACAGGGTTCACGGGTGGATATCCAACAATCCAAGCGTGGGATTCTGGCAAATCACGGCCAGCGATGAATTCCGATCCGGTGGACCCCTCAAACAATGCCTTACCTCCCACGTCGGTCCCACCACCCTTGCT ATATTTCACAGCGTACACTATTCAGGAGAGGATCTGGTACTGAAATTTGGACCTAACGAGCCGTGGAAGAAGGTTTTTGGCcccgtttttatttttcttaattctctGACCGATGGAGACGACCCGCTTTTGCTCTGGGAGGATGCCAAGCAACAG atgatCTATGAAGTTCAAACATGGCCCTATAGTTTTCCAGCTTCAGAGGATTTTCAATCAGCAGATCAACGGGGTAGTGTTTGCGGCAGACTCCTAATCCAAGACAG GTATATTAGTGAAGAGAACGTGCCAGGAAATGGTGCTTATGTCGGATTGGCACTCCCCGGGAATGTTGGGTCCTGGCAAAGAGAATGCAAG GGTTACCAATTTTGGACCAGAGCTGATGAGGATGGGTATTTCTCTATTAACAATATACGCACTGGGGACTACAATCTTTATGCATGGGTTCCCGGTGTCATTGGCGATTATCAATACAATGTTGTCATTACCATAAACTCAG GTTGTGAGATTGATGTGGGCGAAGTTGTATATGAGCCTCCAAGAGACGGGCCAACATTGTGGGAAATAGGCATCCCAGATCGCTCCGCAGCTGAATTCTATGTACCCGATCCTGATCCAAAGTTGATCAATAAACTTTATGTCAACCATCCTGATAG ATTTAGGCAATACGGATTATGGGAAAGATATTCAGAACTGTATCCGGATGGAGACTTGGTATACACAATTGGGACATGCGACTATGGAAAAGATTGGTTCTTTGCTCAAGTGACCAG GAAGACAGTTAATAACACATATGAAGGAACTACTTGGCAAATTAGGTTCAAACTCGACGTGGCCGATGAGAGTGGAACCTATAAATTACGATTAGCTCTTGCAACTGCACATGCTTCCGAGTTGCAA GTTCGGATTAATGATCCGAAGGCAGATCCTCCTGTATTTTCCAGTGGGGTTATTGGGAAGGACAATACCATTGCGAGGCATGGGATTCATGGACTTTATCGGCTGTACAATGTAGATGTACCAGGCACTCAGCTACTTGAAGGAGataatactatttttcttaCACAAACTCAAGGCACTACCCCTTTCCAGGGAGTCATGTATGACTACATTCGTTTAGAAGGTCCCGATAAAATAATCTAA
- the LOC109004812 gene encoding probable rhamnogalacturonate lyase B, translating to MSTRGVQLHIRDRYVVMDNGMVQVTLSNPDGIVTGIRYNGVDNLLEVLNKESNRGYWDLVWSAPGSKGIFDVISGTSFRVIVHNENQVELSFTRMWDPSLEGKFVPLNIDKRFIMLRGSSGFYSYAIYEHLKDWPDFDLGETRITFKLRKDRFHYMAVADDRQRYMPLPEDRSSGRAQILAYPEAVLLVNPSNPEHKGEVDDKYQYSRDNKDIKVHGWISSNPPVGFWQITPSDEFRSGGPLKQSLTSHVGPTTLAMFISGHYAGQYLVPQFRNGEPWKKVFGPVFIYLNSASPGDDPLWLWEDAKIQMMTEVQSWPYSFPASEEFQKSDQRGNVGGRLLVLDRYSSKDYIPANGAYVGMAPPGDAGSWQRECKDYQFWTKADEEGYFSINNIRTGDYNLYAWVPGFIGDYRYDAVITITSGSYIEMGDLVYEPPRDGPTLWEIGIPDRSAAEFYVPDPDPKYINKLFIDHPDRFRHYGLWDRYTELYPDTDLVYTVGVSDYCKDWFFAQVPRKKDDNTHQGTTWQIKFALDNVDRRSTYKLRVAIASATLAELQVRVNDPNARRPLFTSGLIGRDNSIARHGIHGLYWLFNVNVPGAQLVEGNNTIFFTQPRNTSPFQGIMYDYIRLEGPPSCDVKDEL from the exons ATGTCTACTCGGGGGGTGCAATTGCATATTCGAGATCGATAC GTGGTGATGGATAATGGCATGGTCCAAGTCACCTTATCCAACCCAGATGGAATTGTTACCGGAATAAGATACAATGGCGTCGACAATTTGCTTGAAGTTCTTAACAAGGAATCAAATAGAGG GTATTGGGACCTTGTATGGAGTGCACCAGGAAGCAAGGGAATATTCGATGT GATCAGTGGAACAAGTTTTAGGGTCATAGTGCACAATGAGAACCAGGTTGAGCTCTCATTTACAAGAATGTGGGATCCCTCCCTCGAGGGCAAGTTTGTTCCCCTGAATATAGACAAAAG GTTTATAATGCTTCGTGGTTCCTCGGGCTTTTACTCTTATGCCATTTATGAGCACTTGAAGGATTGGCCCGACTTTGACCTTGGTGAAACAAGGATCACTTTCAAGCTCAGAAAAGACAG GTTTCACTACATGGCTGTAGCAGATGATAGGCAAAGATACATGCCTCTGCCTGAAGACCGGTCCTCTGGAAGAGCCCAAATCCTGGCCTACCCTGAAGCTGTGCTGCTTGTCAATCCCAGCAACCCAGAGCATAAGGGAGAG GTCGATGACAAATACCAGTACTCCCGTGATAACAAAGATATTAAGGTTCATGGGTGGATATCTAGTAACCCACCTGTTGGATTCTGGCAAATCACACCTAGTGATGAGTTTCGATCGGGTGGACCCCTCAAGCAAAGCCTGACCTCACATGTGGGGCCCACCACCCTTGCG ATGTTTATTAGCGGTCATTATGCGGGACAATACCTGGTGCCTCAATTCAGAAATGGCGAGCCATGGAAGAAGGTTTTTGGCCCAGTATTTATCTATCTTAATTCTGCATCTCCCGGAGATGATCCGCTTTGGCTATGGGAGGATGCTAAAATACAG ATGATGACTGAAGTCCAAAGCTGGCCTTATAGTTTTCCAGCTTCTGAGGAGTTCCAGAAGTCAGATCAGCGTGGTAATGTTGGTGGTAGACTACTCGTCTTAGATAG GTATAGTAGCAAAGATTATATACCAGCAAATGGTGCTTATGTGGGCATGGCTCCACCTGGAGATGCTGGATCATGGCAAAGAGAATGCAAG GACTACCAATTTTGGACTAAAGCGGATGAGGAAGGCTATTTTTCCATCAATAATATACGTACTGGTGACTATAACCTCTATGCCTGGGTCCCAGGCTTTATAGGAGATTACCGGTATGATGCTGTCATTACCATAACCTCAG GTTCTTATATTGAAATGGGTGATCTTGTCTATGAACCTCCTAGAGATGGACCCACATTATGGGAAATAGGCATCCCTGATCGTTCTGCTGCAGAGTTCTATGTTCCCGATCCGGATCCAAAGTACATCAATAAACTTTTTATCGATCATCCTGACAG GTTCAGGCATTATGGATTGTGGGATAGGTATACAGAACTCTATCCTGATACAGACTTAGTTTACACAGTTGGTGTTAGTGATTATTGTAAAGATTGGTTCTTTGCTCAGGTTCCCAG GAAGAAGGACGATAATACACATCAAGGAACAACTTGGCAAATCAAGTTCGCACTTGATAATGTGGATCGGAGAAGCACCTACAAACTGCGAGTGGCTATTGCATCTGCAACTCTGGCTGAATTGCAG GTGCGCGTTAACGATCCAAATGCAAGGCGCCCTCTATTTACAAGTGGATTAATAGGGAGGGACAACTCAATCGCTAGACATGGAATTCACGGGCTCTACTGGCTATTCAATGTGAATGTACCTGGTGCTCAGCTTGTTGAAGGCAACAATACCATCTTTTTCACACAACCAAGAAACACCAGCCCTTTCCAGGGAATTATGTATGATTACATTCGTCTTGAAGGTCCACCATCATGTGATGTCAAAGATGAACTTTGA
- the LOC109014325 gene encoding probable rhamnogalacturonate lyase B isoform X2, producing the protein MCSLYFSESSRIWHLAFSNIMLCVLLKLTTQTQVPNSNFHPPVEVPGDSKANLMSMSFPGVQLHIEDQHVVMDNGILQVTISNPEGMVTGIEYNGIDNLLEILNEESNRGYWDLVWNVAGSTGTKGIFDRMEGTSLKVIVENEEQVELSFTRMWDPSIDQGKLVPLNIDKRYVMLRDSSGFYSYAIYEHLEEWPAFNIDNTRIAFKLREDMFRYMAIADNRQRFMPLPEDRLADRGQALAYPEAVLLVNPVEPDFKGEVDDKYQYSCENKDNRVHGWISNNPSVGFWQITASDEFRSGGPLKQCLTSHVGPTTLAIFHSVHYSGEDLVLKFGPNEPWKKVFGPVFIFLNSLTDGDDPLLLWEDAKQQMIYEVQTWPYSFPASEDFQSADQRGSVCGRLLIQDRYISEENVPGNGAYVGLALPGNVGSWQRECKGYQFWTRADEDGYFSINNIRTGDYNLYAWVPGVIGDYQYNVVITINSGCEIDVGEVVYEPPRDGPTLWEIGIPDRSAAEFYVPDPDPKLINKLYVNHPDRFRQYGLWERYSELYPDGDLVYTIGTCDYGKDWFFAQVTSNAGRQLITHMKELLGKLGSNSTWPMRVEPINYD; encoded by the exons ATGTGCAGTCTTTACTTCTCAGAATCCTCACGGATTTGGCATTTGGCTTTCAGCAATATTATGCTTTGTGTTCTACTGAAACTCACTACACAAACACAAGTaccaaattcaaattttcatccTCCTGTAGAAGTTCCCGGAGATAGTAAGGCAAACCTCATGAGCATGTCATTCCCAGGGGTGCAATTACATATCGAAGATCAACAT GTGGTGATGGACAACGGCATACTGCAGGTCACCATCTCAAATCCAGAAGGAATGGTCACGGGAATTGAGTATAATGGCATTGACAATTTGCTCGAAATTCTCAACGAGGAATCTAACAGAGG ATACTGGGACCTTGTGTGGAATGTTGCCGGAAGTACGGGAACGAAGGGCATATTTGACAG GATGGAAGGAACCAGTTTGAAGGTAATAGTGGAAAACGAAGAACAAGTAGAGCTCTCATTTACTAGAATGTGGGATCCCTCCATAGATCAGGGGAAGCTCGTTCCCTTGAATATAGACAAAAG gTACGTAATGCTTCGTGATTCCTCGGGCTTCTACTCCTATGCCATTTATGAGCACTTAGAGGAATGGCCTGCTTTCAACATTGATAATACCAGAATAGCATTCAAGCTTAGGGAAGACAT GTTTCGTTACATGGCTATAGCAGACAACAGGCAAAGATTCATGCCCTTGCCTGAAGACCGCCTAGCTGACAGAGGCCAGGCCCTGGCCTACCCAGAGGCAGTCCTACTTGTGAATCCCGTGGAACCAGATTTCAAAGGAGAG GTGGACGACAAGTACCAATACTCTTGTGAGAACAAAGACAACAGGGTTCACGGGTGGATATCCAACAATCCAAGCGTGGGATTCTGGCAAATCACGGCCAGCGATGAATTCCGATCCGGTGGACCCCTCAAACAATGCCTTACCTCCCACGTCGGTCCCACCACCCTTGCT ATATTTCACAGCGTACACTATTCAGGAGAGGATCTGGTACTGAAATTTGGACCTAACGAGCCGTGGAAGAAGGTTTTTGGCcccgtttttatttttcttaattctctGACCGATGGAGACGACCCGCTTTTGCTCTGGGAGGATGCCAAGCAACAG atgatCTATGAAGTTCAAACATGGCCCTATAGTTTTCCAGCTTCAGAGGATTTTCAATCAGCAGATCAACGGGGTAGTGTTTGCGGCAGACTCCTAATCCAAGACAG GTATATTAGTGAAGAGAACGTGCCAGGAAATGGTGCTTATGTCGGATTGGCACTCCCCGGGAATGTTGGGTCCTGGCAAAGAGAATGCAAG GGTTACCAATTTTGGACCAGAGCTGATGAGGATGGGTATTTCTCTATTAACAATATACGCACTGGGGACTACAATCTTTATGCATGGGTTCCCGGTGTCATTGGCGATTATCAATACAATGTTGTCATTACCATAAACTCAG GTTGTGAGATTGATGTGGGCGAAGTTGTATATGAGCCTCCAAGAGACGGGCCAACATTGTGGGAAATAGGCATCCCAGATCGCTCCGCAGCTGAATTCTATGTACCCGATCCTGATCCAAAGTTGATCAATAAACTTTATGTCAACCATCCTGATAG ATTTAGGCAATACGGATTATGGGAAAGATATTCAGAACTGTATCCGGATGGAGACTTGGTATACACAATTGGGACATGCGACTATGGAAAAGATTGGTTCTTTGCTCAAGTGACCAG caATGCAGGAAGACAGTTAATAACACATATGAAGGAACTACTTGGCAAATTAGGTTCAAACTCGACGTGGCCGATGAGAGTGGAACCTATAAATTACGATTAG
- the LOC109015090 gene encoding probable rhamnogalacturonate lyase B — protein sequence MQSPLGVHLHYGDHHVVLDNGILQVTLSNPQGFVTRIQYNDIDNLLEVLNEESNRGYWDLVWSSPGSTGATGIFDLIEGTRFEVIVESEEQVEISFTRTWDPSREGKLVPLNIDKRFIMLRGSSGFYSYAIYEHLEEWPAFNLDETRIAFKLRKDKFHYMAMANNRQRFMPLPDDRLPKRGQTLAYPEAVLLVNPVEPELKGEVDDKYQYSSKNENIRVHGWISTNTDPPMGFWQITPSNEFRSGGPLKQNLTSHVGPTTLAMFLSAHYSGEDLVPKFGAGERWKKVFGPVFMYVNSAYVGDDPLQLWEDAKTQMMIEVQSWPYTFPVSEDFPKSNQRGNVSGRLLVRDSYLSSDYISATGAYVGLAPPGDAGSWQRECKDYQFWTNADEDGFFFISDIRIGDYNLYAWIPGYIGDYKYDVVVSITAGCAIEMGDLVYKPPRDGPTLWEIGIPDRSAAEFYVPDPNPKYINKLYVNHPDRFRQYGLWERYAELYPDNDLVFTIGVSDYTKDWFYAQVTRKKKDSNTYQGTTWQIKFTLDNLDPNGNYKLRLALASSTLSELQVRVNDPKANPPLFSSGLIGRDNSIARHGIHGLYWLYNVDVPGGRLVQGDNTIFLTQPRSSSPFQGIMYDYIRLEGPPSSTSQKQVMSSLHSLQISKTVQYFA from the exons ATGCAGTCGCCTCTAGGAGTGCACTTACATTATGGAGATCATCAT GTAGTACTGGATAATGGGATACTCCAAGTTACATTGTCCAATCCGCAGGGATTTGTTACTAGGATTCAATACAATGACATCGACAACTTGCTTGAAGTCCTTAACGAGGAATCTAATAGAGG GTACTGGGACCTTGTTTGGAGCTCACCAGGAAGTACTGGAGCAACTGGTATCTTTGATTT AATCGAAGGAACGAGGTTCGAGGTTATCGTTGAAAGTGAGGAACAGGTTGAGATCTCTTTCACAAGGACGTGGGATCCTTCCAGGGAGGGCAAACTCGTCCCATTAAATATAGACAAAAG GTTTATAATGCTTCGTGGTTCATCGGGATTTTACTCTTATGCCATTTACGAGCACTTGGAGGAATGGCCTGCTTTCAACCTCGACGAAACCAGGATTGCCTTCAAACTCAGAAAAGACAA GTTCCATTATATGGCAATGGCCAACAACAGGCAAAGATTCATGCCCCTCCCAGATGACCGATTGCCCAAGAGAGGTCAGACCCTGGCCTACCCAGAGGCAGTCCTACTTGTTAACCCAGTGGAGCCCGAACTCAAGGGAGAg GTGGACGACAAGTACCAATACTCGAGTAAGAACGAAAACATTCGGGTTCATGGGTGGATCTCCACCAATACTGACCCGCCTATGGGATTCTGGCAAATTACACCCAGCAACGAGTTCCGATCTGGTGGCCCACTCAAGCAGAACCTGACCTCACATGTGGGCCCCACCACGCTCGCT ATGTTTCTAAGTGCACATTACTCCGGAGAGGATCTGGTGCCAAAATTTGGAGCCGGCGAACGATGGAAAAAGGTTTTCGGTCCGGTTTTTATGTACGTTAACTCTGCATACGTTGGAGACGACCCACTTCAGCTATGGGAGGATGCCAAAACGCAG ATGATGATTGAAGTTCAAAGTTGGCCATATACCTTCCCTGTTTCCGAGGATTTTCCCAAGTCCAACCAACGGGGTAACGTTAGCGGTCGGCTTCTTGTCCGAGACAG TTACCTAAGCAGTGACTATATATCTGCAACTGGCGCTTATGTGGGCTTGGCGCCTCCTGGAGACGCTGGATCGTGGCAAAGAGAGTGCAAG GACTATCAATTTTGGACCAACGCAGACGAGGATGGCTTTTTTTTCATCAGCGATATACGCATTGGGGACTATAATCTTTATGCATGGATCCCGGGGTATATCGGGGACTACAAATACGATGTTGTTGTTAGCATAACCGCAG GTTGTGCAATTGAGATGGGCGATCTTGTTTATAAGCCTCCCAGAGATGGCCCTACACTGTGGGAAATAGGCATACCTGATCGTTCTGCCGCAGAGTTCTATGTTCCCGATCCTAATCCCAAGTACATCAATAAACTCTATGTCAATCATCCTGACAG GTTTAGGCAGTATGGCTTGTGGGAAAGATATGCAGAATTGTATCCTGATAATGACTTGGTTTTCACGATTGGTGTCAGCGACTACACTAAAGATTGGTTCTATGCTCAGGTTACCAG GAAGAAGAAAGACAGTAATACATATCAAGGAACTACGTGGCAAATTAAATTTACTCTCGACAATTTGGACCCCAACGGTAACTATAAGCTGCGGCTGGCACTGGCTTCTTCCACTCTCTCTGAACTGCAg GTTCGGGTGAACGATCCAAAGGCAAATCCTCCTCTATTTTCAAGTGGATTGATAGGAAGGGACAACTCAATTGCTAGACATGGAATACACGGGCTGTATTGGCTTTACAATGTGGACGTACCAGGTGGTCGGCTTGTCCAAGGGGataataccatttttttgacaCAACCAAGAAGCTCCAGCCCTTTCCAAGGGATTATGTATGATTATATCCGTTTAGAGGGCCCCCCATCTTCTACTTCTCAGAAACAAGTAATGAGTTCCTTACACAGTTTACAAATTAGCAAGACTGTTCAATATTTTGCATAG
- the LOC109004813 gene encoding XIAP-associated factor 1 — protein MAIASDESTRICSHCDRAIPSSNIDLHYAHCSRKLERCKVCGDMIPRKFSEEHFLNTHAPVSCSLCSETMEREILPIHKGENCPQRIVTCEFCEFPLPAIDLAEHQEVCGNRTELCLLCNKYIRLRERYNHESWCNGISDNTVGSSRDVRAAEREQGPPQGRQPQDFSRKRLLFTIAITGIAVLLGSLFFQRKTETNQVH, from the exons ATGGCAATTGCGTCCGATGAATCCACCAGAATATGCAGTCACTG TGACAGAGCTATCCCTTCTTCGAATATTGATTTGCATTATGCCCATTGCTCCCGTaaactagaaagatgtaaagTTTGTGGTGACATGATTCCAAGGAAATTTTCAGAGGAACACTTCTTAAATACCCATGCTCCG GTATCCTGTTCACTGTGTAGTGAGACAATGGAACGTGAAATTTTACCAATCCACAAAGGTGAAAATTGCCCACAGCGGATTGTCACCTGTGAGTTCTGCGAGTTTCCATTGCCTGCTATTGATCTAGCTGAGCATCAG GAAGTATGTGGAAATCGAACAGAGCTTTGTCTTCTGTGCAACAAATATATTAGACTGCGAGAAAGATATAATCATGAAAGTTGGTGCAATGGCATCTCCGATAATACTGTGGGATCTTCCAG GGATGTGAGGGCAGCTGAAAGAGAGCAAGGTCCTCCTCAAGGAAGACAGCCGCAGGACTTCTCACGGAAGCGTCTTCTATTCACGATAGCAATAACAGGCATTGCTGTTCTATTAGGATCTCTTTTTTTCCAGAGAAAGACGGAGACCAACCAAGTGCATTAG